The DNA region CGCCTCTCCCGTCCTtcgacatcagaaagtcgatgttAAGGGCGGGACGCGGGAGGGGCTGCACACCACCAAACTGAGGTAGAATCCTATCTACCTGATGCCACTCTACAACGGCAAAGTATATAAGCGACGTGACAGACCGCCAAAGCGCCGTGTGGCGAGGCTCCAACGCCTCCGGATGCACAACCTGAAGTACATCGGGGGAGCTATACGACATCCAGATAAACTGCACAGAAAAATAGCTATGTTGTCACGCCAACTCTTATAATACAGAAACATCTGATGTCTAGTTATTCAAATAAAAGTATGACAGGAACAACACTCACATCCCTGGGCTGCAACATGTCTATCTTTAGTCGTGTGCTCTGTACTCTAGGACCGTTCTCGCTGTAGGAAGGGCtgtaacctgaccacctgcaGCGCACATGGGTGTGATGGTTAATCAGAAGTATGACATATTTGTAATGCACTACAAGCGTACATGAAGAATATCTATCTTAACTTGAAATATAAAAGCGTGAGTAGCATACCTCGATGCCAAAGGCCAGCTGCACGTGTCATACCCAGCAGGCCTAAACCTGGGAAAGCGCCAGAAGATCCAGGACTGAAGTAGCTGTAGTGGGCCCGCTAACTTCACCACATGTCTGTTtgccactcggcacatgcaccggtacaaccaagCCAATGCAGCAGACCCCCAACTGTAGGAACCCATCTCCTCAAACCTAGCAACGTAgggaagccatctgatgtgaatgcgGTTGCCGGACTTGTCTCCAAACAACTGAGTGCCTaacaacatcatgatataggcacgaGCAAATCGGCGCACAGTCTTCTCATCGGCTCCCTCGGGGCACTCTCCGAAAGTCTCCTGGAACCAGGTGCAGTTAACTGCGAACTTCTGAACTTGGCTCGGAGGAGGAATCACTCCAAGCAACTCCTCGAACCACACCCAAACTGGACGTCCGCCCTCGATATACATATGAAAATTTGTAAGGCAACCGCTGACATAACGCCCGTCCACTGCCAACCCTAactggtacgccacgtcctgaAGCGTGATGGTGCACTCTCCGAAGGACATAtggaaggtgtgcgtctcaggacgccaccGCTCGACAAAGGCGCTGACAAGGGGCTTATCTAACTGATACCATCTATCGTTGAGCCTAGCCAGATGGTATAAgccggccatctgcaagtatgGAACATAACACTCATCGAGTGGCATGCCTTGttgccgccgcatgctcctgatgcatcgctGTGGCTGCGCATTAAATGGACCGCATTATTAGAACCACATACAATACTGGTAAGCCAAAAAAATACTAACACAATAAACCACTTACATAAACTACTTACAAAAAACCACTTATCATAAACCACCAACAAAaccgcatgcaaaaccactaaaaTAAACCATTTGCAATATCACTACAATAAACCACTAACAATAccacctaacataaaccactaacaataCCACCTAATATAAatcgctaacataaaccacttacATAAACAATTAACACAACCACATAAAAAATCACCTACAAAAAACCACTTAGcataaaccaccaactaaaccgcatgcaaaaccT from Arachis hypogaea cultivar Tifrunner chromosome 10, arahy.Tifrunner.gnm2.J5K5, whole genome shotgun sequence includes:
- the LOC112717307 gene encoding serine/threonine-protein phosphatase 7 long form homolog, whose amino-acid sequence is MGDDPERLYRLDGVAHIAGMIKNEPQRCIRSMRRQQGMPLDECYVPYLQMAGLYHLARLNDRWYQLDKPLVSAFVERWRPETHTFHMSFGECTITLQDVAYQLGLAVDGRYVSGCLTNFHMYIEGGRPVWVWFEELLGVIPPPSQVQKFAVNCTWFQETFGECPEGADEKTVRRFARAYIMMLLGTQLFGDKSGNRIHIRWLPYVARFEEMGSYSWGSAALAWLYRCMCRVANRHVVKLAGPLQLLQSWIFWRFPRFRPAGYDTCSWPLASRWSGYSPSYSENGPRVQSTRLKIDMLQPRDFIWMSYSSPDVLQVVHPEALEPRHTALWRSVTSLIYFAVVEWHQVDRILPQFGGVQPLPRPALNIDFLMSKDGRGGDRWFPSVLRH